A single window of Dermacentor albipictus isolate Rhodes 1998 colony chromosome 1, USDA_Dalb.pri_finalv2, whole genome shotgun sequence DNA harbors:
- the LOC139054613 gene encoding uncharacterized protein encodes MVIIIIDADLRASALAPQKAWRESVARGPWREQCARFGGRPKTASSLGVWPIGAIADRANTPHLKQHCRPLGGYLAPLFRWALVQEGWRSGTGALERSGERPQGYPASCGRDPVTAAGYLSPARWSDPAVQPGCPTQPTDPAVQPGCPTQPTVPAVLHGCPTRRPTLLSDPAGHGCPTRRPTLLSDPAGHGCPTRRPTLLSDPAGHGCPTRRPTLSFRPRWSASVQRGLGHGDTRFRRNCYLCRSLKMCSGITTLIPVQPTWWLKAIRSPLLWRPSKHTSFEILNLPVYMMIYQRTHRTEQRLNLR; translated from the exons atggtcatcatcatcatcgacgccgacttGAGAGCGTCGGCactggcgcctcaaaaagcgtggcgcgagagcgtggcccgtggcccgtggcgtgagcagtgcgcgaggttcggcggtcgaccgaaaacagcttcctcgctgggcgtctggcccataggagctatcgccgaccgcgctaatacgccacacctgaaacaacactgtcgcccgctgggaggttacctcgccccgctcttccgctgggcactggtccaggagggctggcggtccggaaccggggcactcgagcgttcgggtgagcggccacagggctaccccgccagctgtggacgcgacccggtgactgcggccggctacctgagccccgcaaggtggtccgacccggccgtccaacccggctgtccgacccagccgaccgacccggccgtccaacccggctgtccgacccagccgaccgtcccggccgtcctacacggctgtccgacccgccggccgacactgttgtccgaccccgctggtcacggctgtccgacccgccggccgacactgttgtccgaccctgctggtcacggctgtccgacccgccggccgacactgttgtccgaccctgctggtcacggctgtccgacccgccggccgacactgtcgTTCCGACCCCGCTGgtcggcatcggttcaacgaggtctcggacacggcgacacacgcttccgccggaact GTTACCTCTGTCGTTCTCTCAAGATGTGTTCCGGCATCACGACTCTTATACCTGTACAACCTACCTGGTGGTTAAAAGCAATCCGGAGCCCTTTACTATGGCGACCATCAAAgcacactagtttcgagatactGAACCTCCCAGTTTACATGATGATTTATCAACGTACTCATCGTACTGAACAACGACTGAATCTACGCTAA